Proteins encoded in a region of the Leifsonia sp. PS1209 genome:
- the glyA gene encoding serine hydroxymethyltransferase: MTDTLPSTFTAPLAEVDPEIAEVLALELGRQRDYLEMIASENFVPRAVLESVGSVLTNKYAEGYPGRRYYGGCEYVDIAEQLAIDRAKSLFKAEYANVQPHSGASANAAVLSAIATPGDTILGLELAHGGHLTHGMKLNFSGKLYNAVSYGVDPETFLVDMNVVRDKALEHKPQVIIAGWSAYPRHLDFAAFRAIADEVGAKLWVDMAHFAGLVAAGIHPSPVPFADVVSSTVHKTIGGPRSGFIVSRDMELAKKLNSNVFPGQQGGPLMHVIAAKATAFKLAATDEFRDRQERTVRGAQILADRLTAEDSRAGGVDVLTGGTDVHLVLADLRNSQLDGQQAEDVLHEVGITVNRNAVPFDPRPPMVTSGLRIGTPALATRGFGDVQFTEVAEIIAAALQPGADTASLRSRVDALTAAFPLYPGLTPSGQDAFPVELPSSI, from the coding sequence TTGACTGACACACTCCCATCCACGTTCACGGCCCCGCTCGCGGAGGTCGACCCGGAGATCGCAGAGGTCCTGGCGCTCGAGCTCGGCCGCCAGCGCGACTACCTCGAGATGATCGCGTCCGAGAACTTCGTGCCGCGCGCGGTGCTCGAATCCGTCGGCTCCGTGCTCACCAACAAGTACGCCGAGGGCTACCCCGGCCGCCGGTACTACGGCGGCTGCGAGTACGTCGACATCGCCGAGCAGCTCGCGATCGACCGCGCGAAGAGCCTGTTCAAGGCCGAGTACGCCAACGTCCAGCCGCACTCCGGCGCGAGCGCCAACGCGGCCGTGCTGTCCGCCATCGCGACGCCGGGTGACACCATCCTCGGTCTGGAGCTCGCCCACGGCGGTCACCTGACCCACGGCATGAAGCTCAACTTCTCCGGCAAGCTCTACAACGCCGTCTCCTACGGCGTCGACCCGGAGACCTTCCTCGTCGACATGAACGTCGTGCGCGACAAGGCGCTCGAGCACAAGCCGCAGGTCATCATCGCCGGCTGGTCCGCATACCCGCGTCACCTCGACTTCGCCGCGTTCCGCGCGATCGCCGACGAGGTCGGCGCGAAGCTCTGGGTGGACATGGCGCACTTCGCCGGTCTCGTCGCCGCGGGCATCCACCCGTCGCCCGTCCCGTTCGCCGACGTCGTGTCGTCGACAGTGCACAAGACCATCGGCGGCCCGCGCTCGGGCTTCATCGTCTCCCGCGACATGGAGCTCGCCAAGAAGCTCAACTCCAACGTCTTCCCCGGCCAGCAGGGCGGCCCGCTGATGCACGTGATCGCCGCCAAGGCGACCGCGTTCAAGCTTGCGGCGACCGACGAGTTCCGCGACCGCCAGGAGCGCACCGTCCGCGGCGCGCAGATCCTGGCCGACCGCCTGACGGCGGAGGACTCCCGCGCCGGTGGCGTGGATGTGCTCACCGGCGGCACCGACGTGCACCTGGTGCTCGCCGACCTGCGCAACTCGCAGCTCGACGGCCAGCAGGCGGAGGACGTGCTGCACGAGGTCGGCATCACGGTCAACCGCAACGCCGTCCCGTTCGACCCGCGCCCGCCGATGGTGACCTCCGGTCTCCGCATCGGCACCCCGGCGCTCGCGACCCGCGGCTTCGGCGACGTGCAGTTCACCGAGGTGGCCGAGATCATCGCAGCAGCGCTCCAGCCCGGCGCGGACACCGCATCCCTCCGCAGCCGTGTCGACGCGCTCACCGCCGCGTTCCCGCTCTATCCCGGCCTGACCCCGTCCGGCCAGGACGCGTTCCCGGTCGAGCTCCCCTCCTCCATCTAG
- a CDS encoding beta-N-acetylhexosaminidase encodes MVIPRPAMLESVDSAPFTLAPDARISVAGAGASSVAELLRAELASDCSRSLTVVHEPPAFGDIAIVIADDEAPDGHDAEGYTLEVAAEGVRIGAATTAGAFWGVQTLRQLVPAECGSDPLTIGAVRIVDHPRYAYRGAMLDVARHFFSPDAVKRFIDAIVLLKVNHLHLHLTDDQGWRIHIDSWPNLTAHGGSTGSDGSDGGFYTQDEFRDLVAYAAERHVTVVPELDMPGHTNAALASYPELNADGVSPALYTGSKVGFSTLLSGDATTARFVDDVVREVAALTPGPYLHIGGDECQSTDPADFLRFIADAAATVARHGKIPAGWHEMGKSGDLPDGTVGQYWDFLTPRGSAADETLSFVRQGGSVIMSPADVAYLDIVYEEGDRLGQDWADGPTTLRQSYEWDPARVVPGLTEAHILGVEAPLWTETVETVSDIEEMVFPRLAAVAEIGWSPAPSDTDAVETARDFDDFAERVAHLAEHWEAAGTNFRRVPEVRWRERVSS; translated from the coding sequence GTGGTCATCCCCCGCCCGGCGATGCTCGAGTCCGTCGATTCCGCGCCGTTCACCCTCGCACCGGATGCGCGGATCAGCGTCGCAGGCGCTGGAGCCTCCTCCGTCGCCGAGTTGCTCCGCGCTGAGCTCGCCTCCGACTGCAGCCGCAGCCTCACCGTCGTGCACGAGCCTCCGGCGTTCGGCGACATCGCCATCGTCATCGCGGACGACGAGGCTCCGGACGGCCACGACGCGGAGGGCTACACGCTCGAGGTCGCCGCGGAGGGCGTCCGCATCGGAGCGGCGACCACCGCCGGCGCGTTCTGGGGCGTCCAGACCCTGCGGCAGCTGGTCCCCGCCGAATGCGGGTCCGACCCGCTCACCATCGGCGCCGTCCGCATCGTCGACCACCCCCGGTATGCGTACCGCGGTGCGATGCTCGACGTCGCGAGGCACTTCTTCTCCCCGGATGCGGTCAAGCGCTTCATCGACGCGATCGTGCTCCTCAAGGTCAACCACCTGCACCTGCACTTGACCGACGACCAGGGCTGGCGCATCCACATCGACAGCTGGCCGAACCTCACGGCGCACGGCGGGTCGACCGGGAGCGACGGCAGCGACGGCGGCTTCTACACGCAGGACGAGTTCCGCGACCTGGTGGCGTACGCGGCGGAGCGGCACGTCACGGTGGTCCCCGAGCTGGACATGCCCGGCCACACCAACGCGGCGCTCGCCTCGTATCCGGAGCTGAACGCCGACGGCGTCTCCCCCGCCCTCTACACCGGGTCGAAGGTCGGATTCAGCACGCTCCTCTCCGGCGACGCGACGACGGCGCGCTTCGTCGACGACGTCGTGCGCGAGGTCGCTGCGTTGACGCCGGGGCCGTACCTGCACATCGGCGGAGACGAGTGCCAGAGCACCGACCCCGCCGATTTCCTCCGCTTCATCGCCGACGCAGCCGCGACGGTCGCCCGCCACGGCAAGATCCCGGCCGGCTGGCACGAGATGGGGAAGAGCGGCGACCTGCCGGATGGTACGGTCGGCCAGTACTGGGACTTCCTCACCCCGCGCGGCAGCGCCGCCGACGAGACCCTGTCGTTCGTGCGCCAGGGCGGCTCCGTCATCATGTCCCCCGCCGACGTCGCATACCTCGACATCGTCTACGAGGAGGGCGACCGCCTCGGCCAGGACTGGGCGGACGGCCCGACCACGCTGCGCCAGTCGTACGAATGGGACCCGGCGCGGGTGGTCCCCGGGCTCACCGAGGCGCACATCCTGGGCGTGGAGGCTCCGCTCTGGACGGAGACGGTGGAGACCGTTTCCGACATCGAGGAGATGGTGTTCCCCCGCCTCGCCGCCGTGGCGGAGATCGGCTGGTCGCCTGCGCCGTCCGACACGGATGCGGTGGAGACGGCCCGCGACTTCGACGACTTCGCCGAGCGCGT
- a CDS encoding gamma carbonic anhydrase family protein, translating to MTRITLADGSAPEVHDTAFVAHGAVLAGRVHLAADSSVWYNAVLRAEAEDIRIGERSNLQDNVSCHVDAGFPLTVGTDVSVGHNAVLHGCTIEDGVLVGMHATVLNGAVVGAGSLLAAGTLVLEGAVIPPGSLVAGLPGKVRRPLTDDERAHLLRNAEGYLAHVAAHK from the coding sequence ATGACTCGAATCACCCTCGCCGACGGCTCGGCCCCCGAGGTCCACGACACCGCTTTCGTCGCCCACGGCGCCGTGCTCGCCGGGCGGGTGCACCTCGCCGCGGACTCCAGCGTCTGGTACAACGCCGTGCTGCGGGCCGAGGCGGAGGACATCCGGATCGGCGAGCGCAGCAACCTGCAGGACAACGTCTCCTGCCACGTCGACGCCGGGTTCCCGCTCACCGTCGGCACCGACGTGTCCGTCGGCCACAACGCCGTGCTGCACGGCTGCACCATCGAGGACGGCGTGCTGGTCGGGATGCACGCCACCGTGCTCAACGGAGCCGTCGTCGGCGCCGGCTCGCTCCTGGCCGCCGGCACGCTGGTCCTGGAGGGAGCCGTCATCCCGCCCGGCTCCCTCGTCGCCGGCCTTCCCGGGAAGGTCCGCCGCCCCCTCACCGACGACGAGCGCGCCCACCTCCTCCGCAACGCCGAGGGCTACCTCGCGCACGTCGCCGCTCACAAATAA
- a CDS encoding YbaK/EbsC family protein, whose translation MSDRTHPAVEAVEAALLAAGVEPRVRWFESATPTAVSAAAELGVEVGAIANSLVFTIDDEPLLVMTSGAHRVDTAFLGERLGGRIRRADADTVKAATGQTIGGVAPVGHPAPLRTVVDVALAGYPEVWAAAGHAHTVFSTTFEELVRITGGTPGPVAE comes from the coding sequence ATGAGCGACAGGACGCATCCGGCTGTCGAAGCGGTCGAGGCTGCCCTGCTCGCGGCGGGTGTCGAGCCGCGCGTGCGCTGGTTCGAGTCCGCGACGCCGACCGCGGTCTCCGCCGCGGCCGAGCTGGGCGTCGAGGTCGGCGCCATCGCCAACTCGCTGGTCTTCACCATCGACGACGAGCCGCTGCTCGTGATGACCTCGGGCGCCCACCGGGTCGACACCGCGTTCCTGGGGGAGCGGCTCGGCGGGCGCATCCGGCGTGCCGACGCCGACACGGTGAAGGCCGCGACCGGCCAGACCATCGGCGGTGTCGCGCCGGTCGGGCACCCGGCTCCGCTGCGCACGGTGGTGGATGTGGCGCTCGCCGGATACCCGGAGGTGTGGGCCGCCGCCGGTCACGCGCACACGGTGTTCTCGACCACGTTCGAGGAACTGGTGCGTATCACCGGCGGAACTCCCGGCCCGGTCGCGGAGTAG
- a CDS encoding bifunctional methylenetetrahydrofolate dehydrogenase/methenyltetrahydrofolate cyclohydrolase yields the protein MSAQILDGKKTAAAIKAELKERVSVLREQGVVPGLGTILVGDDPGSQWYVAGKHRDCAEVGISSIRRDLPADISQAELEAVIEDLNSDPDCTGFIVQLPLPPHIDTDAILELVDPAKDADGLHPTNLGRLVLNVNRPITTPLPCTPRGVIELMLRHGIELAGKDVVVVGRGVTVGRAIGSLLTRREINATVTLTHTGTVDLDAHLKRADVIVAAAGVAGLVTADNVKPGAIVLDVGVSRIDDPETGKSRVAGDVAPEVAEVAAWVSPNPGGVGPMTRALLLQNVVESAERSLR from the coding sequence ATGAGCGCACAGATTCTGGACGGCAAGAAGACAGCGGCCGCGATCAAGGCGGAGCTGAAGGAGCGCGTCAGCGTGCTGCGCGAGCAGGGCGTCGTGCCCGGGCTCGGCACGATCCTGGTCGGCGACGACCCCGGATCGCAGTGGTACGTCGCCGGCAAGCACCGCGACTGCGCAGAGGTGGGCATCTCGTCCATCCGCCGCGACCTGCCCGCCGACATCTCGCAGGCCGAGCTCGAGGCCGTGATCGAGGACCTCAATAGCGACCCGGACTGCACCGGCTTCATCGTGCAGCTCCCTCTGCCGCCGCACATCGACACCGACGCGATCCTCGAACTGGTCGACCCGGCCAAGGACGCCGACGGCCTGCACCCGACCAACCTCGGCAGGCTCGTCCTCAACGTCAACCGCCCGATCACCACGCCTCTGCCGTGCACGCCCCGCGGCGTCATCGAGCTGATGCTGCGTCACGGCATCGAGCTGGCGGGCAAGGATGTGGTCGTCGTCGGTCGCGGCGTGACCGTCGGCCGCGCGATCGGCTCGCTGCTGACCCGCCGCGAGATCAACGCCACCGTCACGCTCACCCACACCGGAACGGTCGACCTGGACGCGCACCTCAAGCGCGCAGACGTGATCGTCGCCGCCGCCGGTGTGGCCGGGCTGGTCACCGCGGACAACGTGAAGCCGGGAGCGATCGTCCTGGACGTCGGCGTGAGCCGCATCGACGACCCGGAGACCGGCAAGAGCCGCGTGGCCGGGGATGTGGCGCCCGAGGTGGCGGAGGTCGCCGCCTGGGTGTCCCCGAACCCCGGAGGCGTCGGCCCGATGACGCGCGCTCTGCTGCTGCAGAACGTGGTGGAGTCGGCGGAGCGCTCCCTGCGATGA